The genomic segment ATTCGTTCCTGCCAAGCGATTCGTTCGAGGTAATCGTCGCCGAAGACGGCTGTACGGACGAGACACCAGAGATCGCCAACCGACTAGCAGACGAACATGATCGAATTCGTCACTTCCACAGCGATGGGCGCGCTGGTCGCGGCGGGGCGCTTTCACGGGTATTCGAAGCCGTCGACAGCGACGTCGTCGGCTACATCGACACCGATCTCGCCACCGATATGTCCCACCTCGAACCTCTCGTCGAGAGCGTTCGGAGGGGGCCATACGACGCAGCTACTGGCTCACGGCTGCTCCCCGAAAGCAACGCGAATCGATCTGTGAAACGTTATGTCGCCAGTCACATTTACAACGGCCTAGTTAGAACGTGTCTGTCCTCGACGATTCACGACCATCAGTGTGGCTTCAAGGTATTCGATCGGGAGCTCCTCGAAGCGGTTCTACCGACGGTAGAGGATCACCATTGGTTCTGGGACACCGAGATTTTAGTCCGGGCCCAGCGAATGGGTTTCCGGATCCACGAGTTCCCTGTCGTGTGGAACCCCGGTGAGGATACGAGCGTCGAGATCGTTCGGGATGGGGGATATATGGGCTATCACGTGTTTCGACTGGCAGTCCAATTCGTCCAGTAGTACGAATCCCCACAATTCGGCTGGCCAATCGAAATCGAGCGGGTTTCTCCGATGACTCTCGGTAATGAGCCATCCATCAGTAGAAAGCATCGTCATCGGGAGTGGCCCGACCGGTGATCAAGCTAAGCTACGGTCGACCCTGTCTGTTCGAGAGTTGCGTGTGGGCGCCGATCAATCCATCGTGGATGGATAGATCGACGATACGTGCATCCGTATCCACGATCGATCGGCGAACGGTTGCCGATTCGATCGTCGTTCCGGGAAAGACCACTGTCCGTTCGATGGTCGAATCGACGAGTGTCGCGTCGTCCATCACGTACACGTCGTCGCCGATGGTTACGTTCTCGAGCGTCGCACTCTCAGCGACGTATGACTCACCGTCGAGCTGCCAGGCGAGGGCTTCGAGGTAGCTCTCCTGCGTTCCGATGTCGAACCATGCTCCATCGAATGTGTAGGCGTGGGTTGACTTTCGTTCCTGAAGCCACTGGACGAACCACCCCGGTTCGTCTGGATTATTGCCTTCGGCGAGATAGCAATCGAGCAGCGATAACGTCTCTCGTGGGAATCCATAGCAGGCAACCGAAACGAGTGAGCTGGTTGGATCATCGGGTTTCTCCGAAAAGCCGACGACACACCTATCGTCGAGTTCCAGCACGCCGTAAGGCGTTGCGTTCTCGGGTGTGCCCACGTCGTAGGCTGCGATCGTGGGTGCTGCCCACATCTCGAATGCATCGATAAAATCGGCGATATCGAAGCTAAACAGGTTATCACCCCCGATCACAACCATATCGTCCTCGATGTCTTCTCGTTCAACGAGCCGGGTGAGTGCACCGACGACGCCGAATTTCTCCCGTTCGGCACTCGATCGTTCGATCGACAGCTGGGGTTTCTCGAACTCACTGTCACGGAGATACGTGCTGAATTCGGCACCGAATCGCTCGTTGGTGCTGACATATACCATCTCGATTCGATCCTCAATCTCCAGTTCCCGCAGGATGTGATCGATGACCGTCGCTTCGCCGACCGGAAGGAACATCTTCGGTCGATGTTTCGTAATCGGCCAGAGCCGCGTGGCGTAGCCCCCCGCGAGGACGACAGCTTTCATGTAGTTCCCTCACAACGTGTGGCGCCAAAGCAGTCGTTCGCGTTGCTCACAATGACAACGCCGGTGGTTGATCCATCGGCCGCTTCTCGTCTAGTAGTCACTTCTCCAAATTCCGGTTTCGTACGTGCGTGTCGTTTCATAGTAGCAGTGTCGTTCGTGTACGCTTCGAAGGGCAGTGAGCAGGTCCCGACAAACACAGATTCTGCCATTCGTCGCACACGTCGGGCGTAGAGCCACCCCAAAATGACGGTCGCTTCGAAGTGCCCATCGAAAGCTAACTATCGTTTCGGGTGTGTCTCCACGTGTATTGCCACCCTGCATTGGGTTATCTCTTGTCCGAAATTCCACATAATTAACCGGGGACTGAGGCACAAATGTGGCCAAAATCGCCAGCGCTTCTCGAGATCGCTCCCGGAAACAGCCCTCGGGATGCTATCGGTCATGGGAGGCAATGTGAAAATTATTTGGAAATAATTCATGTCCGAATTAGTAAACGATTACCACCGATCGTTTCATAGCGCTTGGTGTATGGTCACCACACAATTCTCCAGCCCACGGCAATTGACCTCATGCCTTTGGAAATCCCTAGAGTCCTTACGAACAGATCGTTCACTGGTTATAAACTGGCTTATTTATATCTTCACTAATAATAGGGATATTTAGCCAAAAACACGGCACTGTCTAGTTTAGCACTTCGTCGGCTGGCGTTCGTCCATCGAGCGATTGATGCGGTCTCTGATGATTGTAGTAGTGCACAAATTGTTCAATCCATCTGCGGGCACTCCGCCGACTGCCCACCCACGAGTTATGGAAACGGTCAACTCGCATTTTGAAGGTGTGATACCACTTCTCGATGAGGTTTCGGTCGGTATAGTCGACCTGTCCGTTCAACCCCAATCGAGCAAGGGCAGTCCGGTAGCCGAACTGATCGACGAGAAACACCGCCTCGGAGAGATCGTGTTTCTCGCGGAGTCCATGCAGGAACGCAGCTGCCGGATCGGTGCCGTGGCGTCCGAACAACTGGGCGTCGAGAATCAACTTCGTGTCGAGGTCTATTGCAGCGTACAACCAAGACCATTCACCGTTAATCTTGACAGCAGTCTCATCAATCGCGACCCGCGACGGCGGCGGGTCAGAAACGCTGTCAGCCAGCCGGTGTACCCAGTTCCAAACCGCTCCGTGAGAGCGTTCGACGCCGAGTTCTGAAAGAATAGTTGTTATCTCCCGAAGTGAACAACCGGTTGCATGGAGACGGACGGCGAACGCCCTGACGGGCGTCGTCGTCCGCTCATTCTCCCAAGATTCTTCTAAATCTGTATCGTAGCTCTCGCTGAGCAGGTCTGCGAGCATTTGATCCAACAAACTCAACGGCCTGCTCACCTCTCAAACTGGCTCAACTAGACAGTGCCTTCAGGTCCAATTCGTTCGACAGCTGATTGGTGTTCATTGGACGCTCTTCTAGCGTGCGGACGATCCGTAACCGGTTTCGCCCGCCACGGGAGCCCCCAATGAGCCACCATAGCAACTGTCGCATTTAATAGCATTAGAGACTACTCTGCGTATATAGATTTGTCTTTCTACTCAGCCGCTTTCGGGAATTAGAGATGCTCTGGCCATTTTGGGCTAATTTGTGCCCGACTCTTGTGGGATCAGTGCGTAAATTCGGAAATTGCTGATAAGCGTACGTACGCTTCTTCCCTGATATGGACGCGCGATCCGAGACCCAACCGAAGGGCAACGTGAAACGCAAGGCGCTAGAAGCCTATCTTCGTCGAAAAATCGCAGACGGACATCACTACTTCAAAAGAAGGAAAATAGCCGCAGAGACAGACCTGTCCTCGAAAGAAATTGGTGCTTTGCTCTTCCAACTCCAAGGTTCAGCGTCCGAATTTTCCGTTACTAAATGGGGTTACAGCGGTGGGACGACGTGGTACATCGAACGGAATTCCGAGTGACCCGAAATAGCCCGCAGTTCCCTAGTCTCAACAAACCGACTCACCCCATATTTCCAGAGATCCTTCCCACGCATGACTCAGTGGTCCGATCAACTCAACTCCGACACCGCGACTGCATGGCTCAAAGACCAATACCAGATCCCAGCTCTCCTACTCTTGGCAAGCTACATGTTATGGACTCGCATTCAAGGCTGGTCCACATTCGTAAGCAGCGGCCAAGTGTTATTCAGCGGCAATGACGCATGGTATCACTATCGGCAGGTTACGTATACCGTAGCAAACTTCCCGCAAACAATGCCGTTTGATCCGTGGACGTCATTCCCAACAGGAACCGTCTCTGGTCAATTTGGAACACTCTACGACCAGCTCGTTGCAACCGTGGCACTCGTACTCGGTGCTGGAAGTCCCACGGAACAAACCATCGGTCTCACACTCCTGTTCACCCCGGCAGTTCTGGGGACGCTCGTGATTATCCCCACGTATCTACTTGGACGACACTTTGGTGGCCGACTTGCCGGTATCGGCGCTGTCGTCGTCTTAGCATTGACCCCCGGTGCATTCCTTCAACGGACCATGGTCGGCTTCTCCGATCATCACGCCGCTGAAACATTGTTCCAGGCGTTTGGAATGCTGGCTGTAATGCTTGCCGTCCAAACGGCTGAACGTGAAAAACCCGTCTTTGAGGTGATTCAAGCGCGAGAGTTCCAAGCAGTCAAAAAACCATTCGTTCGCTCGATCCTTGCTGGAATTGCTGTAGCACTGTACGTGTCCGTTTGGCCACCTGGTG from the Halocatena salina genome contains:
- a CDS encoding sugar phosphate nucleotidyltransferase, which encodes MKAVVLAGGYATRLWPITKHRPKMFLPVGEATVIDHILRELEIEDRIEMVYVSTNERFGAEFSTYLRDSEFEKPQLSIERSSAEREKFGVVGALTRLVEREDIEDDMVVIGGDNLFSFDIADFIDAFEMWAAPTIAAYDVGTPENATPYGVLELDDRCVVGFSEKPDDPTSSLVSVACYGFPRETLSLLDCYLAEGNNPDEPGWFVQWLQERKSTHAYTFDGAWFDIGTQESYLEALAWQLDGESYVAESATLENVTIGDDVYVMDDATLVDSTIERTVVFPGTTIESATVRRSIVDTDARIVDLSIHDGLIGAHTQLSNRQGRP
- a CDS encoding IS6 family transposase, yielding MLADLLSESYDTDLEESWENERTTTPVRAFAVRLHATGCSLREITTILSELGVERSHGAVWNWVHRLADSVSDPPPSRVAIDETAVKINGEWSWLYAAIDLDTKLILDAQLFGRHGTDPAAAFLHGLREKHDLSEAVFLVDQFGYRTALARLGLNGQVDYTDRNLIEKWYHTFKMRVDRFHNSWVGSRRSARRWIEQFVHYYNHQRPHQSLDGRTPADEVLN
- a CDS encoding DUF7123 family protein yields the protein MDARSETQPKGNVKRKALEAYLRRKIADGHHYFKRRKIAAETDLSSKEIGALLFQLQGSASEFSVTKWGYSGGTTWYIERNSE